The Verrucomicrobiota bacterium genome includes the window AATGAACCCGGCCTTGGAGAACCCGGCGCCGACGCTCACCATGTTCGCCTCCGCGATGCCGACCTCGACGAACCGGTCGGGCAACGCCTTCTGGAACGTGCTGATTCCCGTCGAGCCCTGCACGTCGGATGAAATCGAGTAAACTGGAAAACCGTCCTGCGCGGCGCGAATCGCGCCCTTCGCGAGGCCGGCCTGCACCTTGTCCTTCTTCGGAGCGGGTGAGGCGGAAGCAGGCGCGGCGGCGGCCTTCGCCTTTTTCTCGGCTTCCTTCCTTTCCCAATCGGCGCGCTGCGACTTCGCCCACCCGGCGAATTCCTCCGGCGGATTGCCGCCGTAAATCTCGTGGATCCAGTCCACGATCTTCTCGGCGTTCGCGAGCGGGAAGCCGTGGCCGCCGGCGGCGTTTTCCTCGGTGGACTTGATGCCGTAACCCTTCACGGTCTTGAGCCAGATGCACACGGGTTGGCGCGGATTGGCCCGCGCCGCGGCGACGGCCTTCTCGACCGCGTCGTAAACCGCGGGCAGATCGTGGCCCTTGTCCACCCGGATGACATTCCAGCCAAGTGTCGTCATCGCGTTCATCGTGGGCTGCATCGAGAAGGAATCTTTTGTGATGCGGCCGGAGAGTTTCGTGTCGTTGTCGGAGAGCACGAGCACAAACGGGTTCACGCGATCCTTCGCGGCGAGGCCGGGGATGGCGGCGAAGGCCTCTTTGGCTTCGCCTTCCATCGCCGCCCCGTCGCTCACGGTGCAGATCGTCACTCGGTCGCGCCCGGCGACGCGGTCGCCGATGGCGAGTCCTTGCGCCTGCGGCAGGCTTGACCCGAGCGGGCCGTTGCTGAGCAGCACGCCCCCGGGATTCAGGTGCGACTCGCCGTGGCCGGTGAGCTTGGACTTGATGCTTCGGAAGCCGCGCAAATCGTCGAAGGTCATCCCGTCGAAGCCATAGTTCGCGCGCAACGCATAGACACCGTTCTCGGTGTGCCCGGCGTCGTTGCTGAAGTTGAACGCCTCGTGCCACTCGCGTCCCCCGGTCGCAAACATGATCGCGTGAATCGCGGCCATCACTTCCGCGAACGCCGCCGGTCCGCCCCAATGACACGCCGCGCCGCCGACCACGGCGTGGATGTCCATCAGCGCCACGAGCGCGCGGGTCGCGCGCGGGTCGGCGAGCACAACGTCCTGTCCGGCCGCGTTCTTGATGGTGACGGAATACTTCGGTTGGTTGCGCGGCGTCGGGGCGAGGCGCGACTTGAGCGCGAGGGGCTTGAGTGGCGGGGCTTCGATTTTTGCAACGGGGGACGTGTCAGCGGCCATGGTCGGGAGGGTGGCGGTTGTGGTGGGGGCTCTGTCGCGAACGATGAATCGTGCGCGAACTGTAAAAGTGAACGACGGAAAGGGAAGAAGTTTTTGCGCCGGCGCAAGCCAAGAGACAGCCGGGGCTTGGCAAGAAATGCGAAGTCATCGCGCGCGGATGTTTTAGCCTGTCCACCGTTCCTACGACCATCACCTCATGAAGATACCAATCATCGCACTCTTCACCGCGGCCGCGCTCATGCTCGGCGTCACATCGGTCCTTGCCGAGGGAAAGGGCAAGGAAATCACGATCACGGGCAAGGGTTGCTGCGCCAAGTGCTGCCTCAAGGAAACGGACAAGTGCCAGAACGCCGTGACCGTGGAGAAGGACGGCAAGAAGACGACGTATTACCTCGTGGAGAACAGCGTGAGCAGCGCGTTCCACAAGGAGATTTGCAAGGAGATCAAGCCCGTGAAAGTGACCGGCACGTGCGAGAAGAAAGACGGCAGACTGCTGGTGACCGCGAGCAAGATCGAACTGGCGAAGTGACGGAGCATTTCGAGCCGCAACTGGATGGTTGTGGTTCTGTCGCCCAAGCCCGCCTTTGGGAGAGTCAACTCTTCTGGGGGCGGGCTTGATGAGCGACGGAACCCACCGCCGCCCCTGCAAGGCAGATTCCTGAATTTCGCCCTCCCCCGTGGCTGCTGGTCGCCGTCCTTTCGGGACGGAATGAACGACTGGCAAATCCCTCTTTGACACGTCCCCGGCCGGTTGGCATCGTCGCGCCCGATTTTTCGCGTCGGGCGCGAACGCACCTCCACCATGAGTGAACTTGCCGGAAATCTCCTCGTTGCGCAGTCGGGCGGCCCAACGGCGGTGATCAATGCCAGCGTGGCGGGCGTCATCCAGGAGGCAGGAAGGCACGGGTGCATCGGGGAGATTCTCGGTGGTCTCAGCGGCATCCTCGGGATTCTCAACGAGGAGTTGATCGACCTCAACGAAGAGAAGGCCCGCACCATCGAGGGGCTCAAGCACACGCCCGCGGCCGCGCTGGGAACGTGCCGTTACAAGATCAACTTCAAGGGCGACCCGGAGAGGGCCGCTCAAGACATGAACCGGCTGTTCGAGGTGTTTCAGGCGCATGACATCCGGTATTTCTTCTATGTGGGCGGTAACGACTCGCAGGACACAGCACACAAGATTTACGAGGAGTCGCTGGTGCGCGGCTGGGAGTTGCGGGTGATCGGCGTGCCCAAGACCATCGACAATGACCTGCCGCATACCGACCACTGTCCGGGTTACGGCTCGGTGGTGAAATACGTCGCGGCAACGGTGATGGAAGTGGCTGCCGACGTGAAGAGCATGGCCACGGATGATGGGTTCTGCTGCATCATCGAGGTGATGGGACGGGCCGCGGGCTGGATCGCGGGCGGGACCGTCGTCGCGAAGCGCGAACTGGACGACGCGCCGCACATCATCCTGCTGCCGGAGGTTCCGTTTGATGAGCAGGGCTTTCTCGCGAAGGTAAGGGAGTCGGTCGATGCGCGGAGACATTGCGTCGTCGTCGCGGGCGAGGGCATCAAGTATCCTTCCGGCGAGGAGGTGGGCGTGGACAAGTCACGAGTGGACGCATTCGGGCACGCGGCGCTCGGAGGCTCGGCTGACCGGCTCGCCGAGTTGGTCCAGGGGGCGCTCAAGGTCAAGACGCGCACGGTGAAGCTCGGCTACGCCCAGCGCGCAGCGGCGCATTTCGCGAGTCTCACGGATGCCACGGAAGCCGTGGCTTGCGGCCAGGCTGCCGTCCGCGCCGCCGTCGGCGGGCAGAGCGGGTTCATGGTCAAGATCGTCCGCTCAGCCGACGCGCCTTACCAGTGGACGACGGGGCTTCAGCCACTGGGCGACATTGCGAACGTCGAGCACCTGGTCCCGCGGGAGTGGATTGTCGCGGACGGGATGATGGTGAACGGGAAGTTCGTGGATTACGTCCGCCCGCTGGTGGTGGGCGAAGTGGTGGTGCCGATCGAGGGCGGTTTGCCGAGGTTCGCCGTGCTGGAACGGCATCCGGTGGAGAAGAGGCTGGCCCCGCGGAAGTAGCGCGAAGCGGGAACCGGGTTCACCGCGGACGGGGATTTTAGAGCCGGGCCCGAGCGGAGCCGTTTCTCAGGGAACGGGCGGAACGGGCGGAACGGGCGGCACGGGCGGC containing:
- a CDS encoding transketolase, encoding MAADTSPVAKIEAPPLKPLALKSRLAPTPRNQPKYSVTIKNAAGQDVVLADPRATRALVALMDIHAVVGGAACHWGGPAAFAEVMAAIHAIMFATGGREWHEAFNFSNDAGHTENGVYALRANYGFDGMTFDDLRGFRSIKSKLTGHGESHLNPGGVLLSNGPLGSSLPQAQGLAIGDRVAGRDRVTICTVSDGAAMEGEAKEAFAAIPGLAAKDRVNPFVLVLSDNDTKLSGRITKDSFSMQPTMNAMTTLGWNVIRVDKGHDLPAVYDAVEKAVAAARANPRQPVCIWLKTVKGYGIKSTEENAAGGHGFPLANAEKIVDWIHEIYGGNPPEEFAGWAKSQRADWERKEAEKKAKAAAAPASASPAPKKDKVQAGLAKGAIRAAQDGFPVYSISSDVQGSTGISTFQKALPDRFVEVGIAEANMVSVGAGFSKAGFIPIVDTFGQFGVTKGNLPLTMAALSQAPVIAMFSHVGFQDAADGASHQATTYLAAVSGIPHTTVICPSCSDEAEAFMYEAIKRQATDRAAGKDGETYIFFVGRENYPLRWVDGPVCPWGRAQVLQTGADVVLIGCGVLVNKAIEAGRKLAGQGVKATVINNPFVNKVDLETIGAAVKAAGGRVVTIEDHQAVGGMGAQVSHALSQAGIAHRIKTLGIHGEFGQSAYLAEELYDRHGLTSDKMAAAAMEWVK
- a CDS encoding 6-phosphofructokinase gives rise to the protein MSELAGNLLVAQSGGPTAVINASVAGVIQEAGRHGCIGEILGGLSGILGILNEELIDLNEEKARTIEGLKHTPAAALGTCRYKINFKGDPERAAQDMNRLFEVFQAHDIRYFFYVGGNDSQDTAHKIYEESLVRGWELRVIGVPKTIDNDLPHTDHCPGYGSVVKYVAATVMEVAADVKSMATDDGFCCIIEVMGRAAGWIAGGTVVAKRELDDAPHIILLPEVPFDEQGFLAKVRESVDARRHCVVVAGEGIKYPSGEEVGVDKSRVDAFGHAALGGSADRLAELVQGALKVKTRTVKLGYAQRAAAHFASLTDATEAVACGQAAVRAAVGGQSGFMVKIVRSADAPYQWTTGLQPLGDIANVEHLVPREWIVADGMMVNGKFVDYVRPLVVGEVVVPIEGGLPRFAVLERHPVEKRLAPRK